In Lysinibacillus sp. FSL M8-0337, the following proteins share a genomic window:
- a CDS encoding NUDIX domain-containing protein gives MKKDRGKVWLGVAGCTVNELGQWLVVKKAYSGLKGRWSLPAGFVNAGETVDEAIVRELQEETGLDCYVSGLIGFRTGVIHGEVSDNMAIFYCKMKDERQKLCIQENELLEAKWLYPWELAQDEMTSVMLKEMVSNQFEQHQLDAIEGINPGEVFGYTSYRLFFKK, from the coding sequence ATGAAAAAGGATCGAGGCAAAGTTTGGTTAGGAGTCGCGGGTTGTACTGTCAATGAGCTTGGACAATGGCTTGTTGTCAAAAAGGCGTATAGCGGTTTAAAGGGGCGCTGGTCATTACCAGCAGGTTTTGTAAATGCAGGTGAAACAGTGGATGAGGCGATTGTCCGGGAATTACAAGAAGAAACAGGTTTAGATTGTTATGTGTCGGGCTTAATAGGCTTTCGTACAGGTGTGATTCACGGTGAAGTTAGTGATAATATGGCTATTTTTTATTGTAAGATGAAAGACGAGCGACAAAAGCTGTGTATTCAAGAAAATGAATTGTTAGAGGCAAAATGGTTATATCCATGGGAATTGGCACAGGATGAAATGACATCGGTCATGTTAAAGGAAATGGTTTCTAATCAGTTTGAACAGCATCAATTAGATGCCATTGAGGGTATCAATCCAGGAGAGGTATTCGGTTACACTTCTTACCGTTTATTCTTTAAAAAATAA
- a CDS encoding iron-sulfur cluster assembly accessory protein, producing MTSLKQVIEVTEAAAFHINEMMEHNEEQGSFLRVAVNGGGCSGLSYGMHFDKEKKEDDFEDVQHGLTILVSREDAPILMGTKIDYKQSLMGGGFTIDNPNAIASCGCGTSFKAAKREGTPEVCE from the coding sequence ATGACAAGTTTAAAGCAAGTAATAGAAGTGACTGAAGCGGCTGCATTTCATATTAATGAAATGATGGAGCATAATGAGGAGCAAGGTTCTTTTTTACGCGTAGCTGTTAATGGTGGCGGATGTAGTGGTCTATCGTATGGCATGCATTTCGATAAAGAGAAAAAAGAAGACGATTTTGAAGATGTACAACATGGTTTAACGATTCTTGTTTCCCGCGAAGATGCGCCTATTTTAATGGGAACAAAAATTGACTATAAACAATCGTTAATGGGCGGTGGCTTCACCATCGACAACCCAAATGCCATCGCATCTTGCGGCTGTGGCACAAGCTTTAAAGCGGCAAAACGTGAAGGTACGCCTGAAGTTTGTGAATAA
- a CDS encoding YuiB family protein, producing MGGSVSLVQLIISIVLFFVMFFGIGFLLNMLLRMTWLMAIVYPIVVVFIVDEVSFLDYIFKPGSAFPALLEKLQALQTVDIAILSGGFAGAIVAGIVMIYLRKSGYRMF from the coding sequence ATGGGTGGTTCAGTTTCATTAGTACAGTTAATCATTTCAATTGTGTTATTTTTCGTCATGTTTTTTGGTATCGGATTCTTATTGAATATGTTACTGCGAATGACATGGTTAATGGCAATTGTATATCCAATTGTTGTTGTTTTTATTGTCGATGAAGTAAGCTTTTTAGACTATATTTTTAAACCTGGTTCAGCTTTCCCAGCGCTGTTAGAGAAATTGCAAGCACTTCAAACAGTAGATATTGCTATTTTATCTGGCGGCTTCGCAGGAGCGATTGTAGCAGGAATTGTGATGATTTATTTACGTAAAAGTGGATATCGAATGTTTTAA
- a CDS encoding SH3 domain-containing protein, whose translation MNILKKWFVAAFVLIMLFSFQHQVAEAADYRTVKVVSGSSLIVRESPSDTANSVGNLDKNQFVIEFSTSNGWSHIQAGDVKGYVNTSFLSVPPSTIKIANSKSGLVVKSTPSLSAATLATLKYNMVVEDYGSVGNGWSYVQYGNVIGYVKSDFMGKTKTSTKYVNTSSGVVVRNIASQSGASVGSLSNGTQVTVHSTLVGWSYVTAGNVKGYVVDSFLSTKKPVVPFNNINFKLTIRDVERNEKSTFIQKIQDDRETYLIYETKKYGYFAELTYIFIGGQLEYISYDFYPDQNSYHTWDEMSVLHDILHRKGVEEFGNDYQFTYEKYNSLYTTWEKSGYKALLTVHDNYLYTTAKLIYYRK comes from the coding sequence TTGAATATACTTAAGAAATGGTTTGTTGCAGCCTTTGTACTCATTATGTTATTTAGTTTTCAGCACCAAGTAGCCGAAGCAGCAGACTATCGAACAGTAAAAGTTGTGAGTGGCTCCAGCTTAATTGTCAGAGAGTCGCCGAGTGATACAGCAAATTCGGTTGGTAATCTAGATAAGAACCAATTTGTAATAGAGTTTTCTACTTCTAATGGTTGGTCTCACATTCAAGCTGGTGATGTTAAGGGATACGTTAATACTTCATTTTTAAGCGTTCCACCTTCAACAATAAAAATTGCAAATTCTAAAAGTGGTCTTGTTGTAAAATCTACGCCATCACTATCGGCAGCCACATTAGCGACATTGAAGTACAATATGGTCGTTGAAGATTATGGTTCGGTAGGGAATGGATGGTCCTATGTGCAATATGGTAATGTGATAGGCTATGTTAAATCGGATTTTATGGGAAAGACTAAAACATCGACTAAGTATGTAAATACAAGTAGTGGAGTTGTTGTTCGCAATATTGCCAGTCAATCTGGAGCTTCAGTAGGTTCATTAAGCAATGGTACACAAGTAACAGTACATTCTACATTAGTAGGGTGGTCTTATGTAACGGCTGGTAATGTTAAAGGGTATGTAGTGGATTCATTTTTATCGACAAAGAAACCTGTTGTACCTTTCAATAATATTAACTTTAAATTGACTATTCGTGATGTAGAGAGAAATGAAAAATCAACGTTTATTCAAAAAATTCAAGACGATAGAGAAACTTATTTAATTTATGAGACGAAAAAATATGGCTATTTTGCAGAGTTAACGTACATTTTTATAGGTGGGCAATTAGAGTATATTAGCTATGATTTCTATCCAGATCAAAATAGTTATCATACATGGGATGAAATGTCTGTTTTACATGATATTCTGCATAGAAAAGGAGTTGAAGAATTTGGTAATGACTATCAATTCACATATGAGAAATATAATAGTTTATATACAACTTGGGAAAAGAGTGGTTACAAGGCATTGCTAACAGTGCACGATAACTATCTTTATACAACGGCAAAGTTAATATATTATCGTAAATAA
- a CDS encoding CarD family transcriptional regulator translates to MYNVGDVVIYSSHGLCSVEDICEQTFSDITKTYYVLQPLNDSKLTIRTPIDNAKKQLRDVIKKEEAIQILQSFTSPGVEWIEQNTHRMRFHVEIIKTGDRQKQANLLNTLLRKKIEYEANEKKFPNQEEKLLHSLQEIIFSEFSIALDKPSEEIYDYVVAKLS, encoded by the coding sequence ATGTATAATGTTGGCGATGTAGTCATTTATTCATCACATGGACTTTGTTCAGTTGAAGATATTTGTGAACAAACCTTTAGCGACATTACTAAAACTTACTACGTTTTACAACCACTAAACGATTCAAAATTAACGATACGTACTCCTATTGACAATGCAAAAAAACAGCTTAGAGATGTTATAAAAAAAGAAGAAGCCATTCAAATTTTACAATCCTTTACGTCTCCTGGTGTGGAATGGATTGAACAAAACACACATCGTATGAGATTTCACGTAGAAATTATTAAAACCGGCGATCGACAAAAGCAAGCTAACCTCTTAAATACTCTGCTACGCAAAAAGATTGAATATGAAGCGAACGAAAAAAAATTCCCAAATCAAGAAGAAAAATTACTGCACTCTTTACAAGAAATTATATTTTCGGAGTTCTCCATTGCACTCGATAAACCTTCAGAAGAAATTTATGATTATGTAGTAGCGAAACTTAGCTAA
- a CDS encoding YuzD family protein produces the protein MGQTKPIIEIYGTAVICASCVNAPSSKDTYEWLQAAIDRKYPDQAYAIRYVDIEGPIENERDLDYARRIQEDEFFYPLVLINDEVVGEGYVQLKPVFNALENLGFTPDETV, from the coding sequence ATGGGTCAAACAAAACCAATTATCGAAATTTACGGCACTGCGGTCATCTGTGCTAGCTGTGTCAATGCACCATCTTCTAAGGATACATATGAGTGGTTGCAAGCCGCTATTGATCGTAAATATCCAGACCAAGCTTATGCTATTCGCTATGTCGATATTGAAGGTCCAATTGAGAATGAACGTGATTTGGATTATGCTAGACGTATTCAAGAAGATGAATTTTTCTATCCACTCGTGCTCATCAATGATGAAGTAGTAGGAGAAGGTTATGTCCAATTAAAGCCGGTCTTTAATGCCCTTGAAAACCTTGGGTTTACACCAGACGAAACCGTTTAA
- a CDS encoding MarR family transcriptional regulator, with protein sequence MKDELQNRDVIDLLSERHEILRRLAEEKWNKHNTVHISNSEWHILSKIYKNQPTISEVTKVVDFSRQATHKFIKSLAAKGLVEVSNAENSKKHKVIRMTSFGEICYEQNERNKAEIEQQLVRTIGEEQVAKLKNILQLNWMECQSPEQF encoded by the coding sequence TTGAAGGACGAATTGCAAAATCGAGATGTCATTGATTTGTTGAGCGAACGTCATGAAATACTTCGACGACTTGCTGAAGAGAAATGGAATAAACATAATACAGTCCATATATCCAACTCAGAATGGCATATTTTAAGCAAAATTTATAAAAACCAACCGACTATTTCAGAAGTAACAAAAGTTGTGGATTTTTCTCGCCAAGCCACTCATAAATTTATTAAAAGTTTAGCAGCTAAAGGTTTGGTGGAAGTGAGCAATGCTGAGAATAGTAAAAAGCACAAAGTAATTCGAATGACGAGCTTCGGTGAAATATGCTATGAGCAAAATGAACGTAATAAAGCAGAAATTGAACAGCAATTAGTTCGTACTATCGGAGAAGAGCAAGTAGCGAAATTAAAAAATATCTTACAACTTAATTGGATGGAGTGCCAGTCACCGGAACAATTCTGA
- a CDS encoding DUF2225 domain-containing protein: MEISPYYEKKIQCLNCKKEFPTLKVRSKFIKVDHTETDFQPIYADDVNALYYNVFVCEHCGFSFTEDFTKYFAPGVQDELKTQITEKWVHHDFKGERTVFQAIQAYKLAFLCATIKKEKFVATAGLTLRLAWLYRSLKNEGQEQRFMKMSRDLYMDSYSNEDYSTTQMSDVRIMYMIAELSRRIGDIENATRFFSKVIEKQSLGGEAKIIDMAKEQWTLIREEKEKSRQV; the protein is encoded by the coding sequence ATGGAGATTTCCCCGTATTACGAAAAAAAAATCCAATGTCTTAATTGTAAAAAAGAATTTCCAACATTAAAAGTACGCTCTAAATTCATAAAAGTGGATCATACAGAAACCGATTTTCAGCCGATTTATGCAGACGATGTTAATGCTCTTTACTACAATGTATTTGTTTGTGAGCATTGTGGCTTCTCCTTTACAGAGGACTTTACAAAATATTTTGCCCCTGGCGTACAAGATGAGCTAAAGACACAAATTACAGAAAAATGGGTTCACCATGATTTTAAAGGTGAACGTACGGTCTTCCAAGCGATTCAAGCCTATAAATTAGCATTTTTATGCGCTACCATTAAAAAAGAAAAATTCGTTGCTACTGCTGGTCTGACTTTACGCCTTGCGTGGTTATATCGTTCATTAAAAAATGAAGGACAAGAGCAGCGTTTTATGAAAATGTCGCGAGATCTTTATATGGATTCCTATTCAAATGAGGACTACAGCACAACTCAAATGTCCGATGTACGCATTATGTATATGATTGCCGAGCTATCACGACGTATCGGTGATATCGAAAATGCAACACGCTTCTTTTCTAAGGTTATTGAGAAACAAAGCCTTGGTGGCGAAGCAAAAATTATCGATATGGCAAAGGAACAATGGACACTGATTCGGGAGGAAAAGGAAAAATCTCGACAAGTGTAA
- a CDS encoding NifU family protein, with protein sequence MAEATINDQVQEVLDKLRPFLLRDGGDCELVDVEDGVVKLRLLGACGSCPSSTITLKAGIERALLEEVPGIIEVEQVF encoded by the coding sequence ATGGCAGAAGCAACAATTAACGACCAAGTTCAAGAAGTATTAGATAAATTACGTCCATTCTTATTACGTGACGGTGGAGACTGTGAATTAGTAGATGTGGAAGATGGCGTTGTAAAATTACGTTTATTAGGTGCATGTGGTAGTTGCCCTAGTTCTACGATTACATTAAAAGCAGGTATCGAACGTGCTTTATTAGAAGAAGTACCAGGAATTATTGAAGTAGAACAAGTTTTCTAA